AGTGTTGAATAATAAGGGTGTCTAGATTCTACGTTTTATCCAATTCGCCCTGGTGACAAGCTCGAGTTTTGAATGATTGGTCGACATAATTGTGAGGAGACTAAGACCAGTCCGAAAAATACACAGTTTGGCGTCGGCTACAGCTATTAGAATGAcaaagtcaagaaagatTTTGGATGCTATCTAGGGTTCTTGATTGGTTCATAGAAATGAACCACAGGCGGACcataatataaaagtctaTCGAAAGCTACAGCCATCGTACAGCCATCGCACCCAAAAAGCTCAACCACAGCATAAGACTTGATGTTCCAAGTTCTGCGCTTGCTGAAGAGTTCCACACTGGAGTCTCAGTGGCAATTCCGGGGGGGGCCCAGACAGTTCTTGAAAGATTGCTACTGAACAATGTGGACGGTGTACTAATAGGAGAGTGGAACGGGGTTTCTGTTTGTCGCAATGACATCATTGTCTCCGAGATAGTGCCAGTCACCATTAGGTGATTAATCGGAGGTGTAAGTATGTTAATTGGAGGTTCAATGGACGGGGGCGTAGGCTGAGGTGTCATGCGCGGCACTGGATAACAGTACTGCTGTGAGGCGACCTGTTCCATATGTCAGTTTGAATGAAGGTTCTTGTATGACACTTCAAGATGGCATATCGTACATCTATGTTACGTAATTGCAAAGATACATCGGCTGATATCATATTATCTCTTCGTTATGTTGAACGAGGCGGCCGTGTTCCTTGATTCACCGAGGGTCAGTTGCACCTCTCATTTATTATAGGTTTGTACTGTTGTGACACAGTCCTAATATGGCTATCCTACCCCGACATTGGTTGCGAGAAAAGTCTATATTGGCCACTAGTGACTGTATGGGACTGTTTTTGAGGAAGTGATAAAGCGGCGATGAATGGCcgcttgttgttgtttaaTACTGTCGATCTGCCATCACGTTCACTTATACTCCGTAGTCCCAACCTCATCATCTGGTAGTTCGTTATGTCCAAAAGAATTAGAGCTAGTATCATACTTGCGGTTCACACCGCTCTTGCCATATTTTTATTTCTAGCAAGTTCGAAACTTCTCAATGATAGCGATAACCAGAAAGAAGGCATCTTCAAAGTTGAAGTATTAGATTTCCCAGCTACTACACGGCCACTATCAACTGATGTACGTTCACGTATAGCTAGGTCAAAATCTTTTCTCTCGAGGTCTTCCCATCCCTACAGATGGTATCCCCTCCCAGGTAACAGAAGTAGTCGGAGGGGCCGGCGACGTTGCCAAACAAGCAACTATCGCGATCGCCCAAGCTACAAATGTCGTTCAAGATGTCCAAAGTAAGATTACTAGCGCAATTGCGGCCGGGGAAACACTTTTGCATGGGCTCGTTCCAGAAGCTTTAGCAGTCGGGACCACGACCGGATGTGTGGAATATGGCGGCGGTCGATCCGACTGCATGAAGTTCCCGGTCGACGACGATAAGATCTTGGGCATCATCTATAATCTATCGGACGGAGCTAGCTCCCTTGTAACGCAATTAGGGCATCTCCCTTCGCTGCAAAGCTTGTTCATTGCTGGTCTCGCTTGCTTCGCCACATCAGTCGTCTACTCGGTCGTAAACACGCTGCTTGTGATTTTGCAAATAACAAGTAACGGATGGTTATTGAAAGCCCTTGCATACATTATCATCAGTATAAGTATATGCGCTTGTGGCTTGTTTGCCTCCTTCATGGCATTTGTTATCATCATATGGTCTTCTGGTCGCGGGTTAGCAGAAGTCACTAGAGGCTCCTTTCAATCAGGTCCAGCACTATGGGTGTCTATTGCTTCGCTAGTTGCCTCCGCTTCTCAACTGGCTTGTCTTGTGCTTGGGAAGTGTATAGGGGTCTAGGAAGTAAAGCCCAGGACATCGGCCAGCATAGGTGAGTTTCAATCAGAGGATCTGTCCCCCAGAGTTTTGTTAATTATAAATGTGATAGAAAAGATATTCCTTTTCAGAGTTCTTGGAAATAACTCTAGTCCTTTTCGAATCATTATATAAATGATCTTCGTTGGTTTTGTGGGGGTTGTGGTTCCCAaaggataaactagtccgcaCAAGgttttatgttggcagattgCGTGGGAGTGATGTTAAGTAAGCGTTGCGAAGTCTCTCATATCTTGAATGTGAACAGAGCGAGTTAAGCGTATTTAGGTAAAGAGGCTTTATTGAAAGCTGGTGATCTGAACTCTACTTAGTGCTGAAGGGatgtgtatatatacttgtcTGGGTGGTACAAGTAAATAGCTTATGAAGCTTGTGTTTTTTGAAGCGAGATTTAGTTGTTCAGTCCTGGATCGATATCAAAGTATTCGGCCCGCCGGTCATTGGTTATGTGGTTTGGACTGAAATGGTTCAGTTTGGTCTCCTCCTAATTTGTTGTGACAAAGTGAAAATGAAGTTTATGGGTACACGTCACGTAAGAGTTGAGATCGCAACAGGTTTGCATTCTATGTATCAAACGCGTATTTCTGTTAAAACAGGTGGCATGGCGCCCGGAAATAGCAAAGTcctgggggggggggggggtcATCATTTTTACAGAGCCAAGACATACAGTACAGACACGATTCTTGATCAATAGGTCGAATACAGATACAATCCCGGCCGAAATTAGAGGCCGCTTGCCTAATTCAGTAAATGTAAGATAAGCTTTCGCGCACGGGCCGAACCGTAGCCCATGTGGCTTCTACAAGGTGTATGACTGGAAATGCCGGGAATATGTCCAGGCATGTGCCGTAGTCTCCATGGAGGCCTATTATGGATTCAAATGGGGGCagatgtcatcatcctccacgTCCAGAATAGACCTCAGGCAAAGGGAGATATTGACCTTCGTTGTCGATTGCTTATCCATAATGACGTCACGGAGAGTAAGGTCCTGCACCCCGATGTGCCCTTTCTTTGAAAGCCATTTCGAGCTAGAAATCTAAGACTTATTCTGGATACGTCCACATGTACTCAGATGACTTCGACCACTTGGAAGCCATAATTGGCCAGTTTTGATGACAGTATGCGATAATGACAGGCattacagtacagtacaagGAGACAAGGTTAACCATCACGGTTTTAGCCGCGCTCTGTGTACTGACGTAAGCCACATGGGTTACGGTCTGGTTCGTGCGCGAAAGCCTATCTTACATGTACTGAACTAGGCAAGCGGCCCCTAATTTCGGCTGGGACTGTATTACCTATCCCATGTTCCCCTTGCGTTACAGTACAGGTCCGGCCGCTTCAACTATTTCACTGTACCTCCCGTATATGGATGCATCACTATGCTCAAAACTTGGAAGTCTCTGTGACTCACCTCGTCCTCATCGGGCCTTATGCAACAACGGCCTCTAATTTAGATCGAGTGTTGGAAAGAGGCATTCTTTTGCCGGGGGATGCAATATATATCATAGCTCTCTATCTTAGCTACAAATCACAGAACTCTTACAGCACCAGCTCCCCGGGTAGCTTGCTTTGGGTTTCAGATATGACAGCTCTTGATATCGAAGACCTTTCGGGCACCTTGAGTGATAACGCGGTTCTGATGAGCTCCCATGCTTCAGAACAAACTGGAGCCCTGACCCAAAGGACCCCGGAACAACATGGTTTTACACAAGCAGTCGTCGCTTTCGACAAAATGTCTGCTGGTAGAAAGGAATCAGAAAGTCAAATAACTCAGATTGACAGACTAAGATTAGAGGTTAAACGATGTGAAGGATTATTACAAGAGAGGGACGCTACAATCGAAGCACAGCGCTTCCACATTGGTGCTTTATATTGCAATATTTCTCACTTGACCAACGAAAAGGAAAAGCTTACAGAAACAGTCGCCAGCATGCAAAATCAGTTGAAAGACATTCAAGAGCAAGACTGGCAGACACATAGCGGTTTGAGGAAAAAGAGGAAGTTTACACACTAAGCTCACTAAGCACACCTACACTAAACTTCTTAAGGGACAAAAGAATGTTCATTTCACAGCAGAAGCTGACAAACCGAACATTTGTCCTTTACCCGCATTTTTCCTTGTTAAAATTATGTAAATTTGCCGTTCAAGACCTGACGGAATGTCTggtccatcttcaacaaaacttctctacataagaagaagaaaaagggaaTACCCAGGTCCGCTAGATAGCGtgcctatatatatagagcCTTCTGTTCAGCCAATATTTGCCTCAAGGCGGAACGCTACAGCCGCTATCTTTGCGTGATCGACCCTACACGGCTGCTCGTGGATCTTCGAACACCTCCGTGTAGAGGCGTTCATGCAACAAGGACGTAACATATAAGAAACATTGCAATATTCCATAGGGTACGGGTTCTTCATGTATGTGATATGTGAATTTTCATCGTTGCGTGGGGTTTCACAGGGTAGGGGCTGAAGTTTCGATCGTCAGCGTCTCACAGCTGGAATTCCTATTAAAAGGTTTATCAAGAGTTGTTCTCTGATCGAACTGTCTGCTAATGAACCCATTTGATTATTACTAAACAAACATTCTGAGACCCTTTCAGTTTTGTCGTATCTTTATATCTAATCTCTAGTCCTTTTCTTGGGATTACATTGCACAACGATCGAAAGTGATGATCCCAAAAACACCTCGGGCCTTGTGGACAATCAAGGCTCCGATATAGAAACTGTTTCTACTATAGCGGTTTTGTGTGACTTTCCTCTGTGTACGATCCATCGTCTTTTTGCCTAGGGTACATTGCCTTTTGTTCCGTATGTTCTCGGGTAAACCGTGCCAACACTACATCTTCTGCGAGAGCAGAGCCCCTTCACAATATTAAGGGCGTCTAAATCGTCCCTAAACATAATCAATATCAGAGTACCAATGCGAATATATCATGGCACCATTAGACTGGATTAGGGGTTCGCTGTGTCAGAAACATCATGATTTTACGTGGCTTTGGTTTATCGCTGTTCGTGGTGGTTACTATTATGGAAACGAAAGTTGCGAACAGGATCCAGCACTGATAAATTCCGGCAACAAGCGGAGAAGGGCTTTTATTACTGTAGCCCGACAGAGAAGCGTCGTCAAAATAAGTGTGACCGCATCATACTGCATCGAGGGAGACAGTGTAGATGTGTTGAGTGCACTTGAAGGCCGAAAGGAAACTGTGACTGTTGTAGTTTCCCAAGAGATGAACCAGGGCGttctaggtttatgttggtaGGATTGCGAGATACAGTCCAGATCGAGATCAGAGGCTGCTTACCCAGTTTGACAAATATAAAATCAGCCTCCGCGCACAAGCCATGGCTGTAGCTAGCTCATGTGGCTTTTGCATTGTGTATGGCTGCAAATGGGCAGGAAGGAATCCAAGCACGTGCCATGATCTTTATGGAGGCTGCTTATGGATCTAAACGACTAGGTATCACAAGCTTTCATGTAATCAAATAACGCGTGCAATTTGGGAGATATAATTGGTCTTTCTTTAAGTCTTCATGCTTTAGTCATGTCCATCTTACATCCTGCTTTCTTCCCCTCCCTGCTGCTGCCACGGAGGAGCCAATGTCTAAATTGACGTACCACACCGAGGTTTGGGCTTTTGGCTAGGCAAAACTCTTGATAAGGTGGTGGAGAGTGCTCCTTCTGATAAGGTGGTGGAGAGTGCTCCTTCTGATAAGGTGGTGGAGAGTGCTCCTTCTCGAGCCGACAGGAGCACCACGGTCCCTCATCATATCGATTATGAGATTTATCCCACCTCAGACATGCAATAACCCCCGTTATATTCCACTTAGATGTATCCTCATGTAGATGGACTGCTTCTAGACTGACCAGAAACTCCCGTATTCTTTCGTAGGTACAACTG
The genomic region above belongs to Fusarium poae strain DAOMC 252244 chromosome Unknown contig_1, whole genome shotgun sequence and contains:
- a CDS encoding uncharacterized protein (TransMembrane:3 (n10-21c26/27o170-194i206-232o252-272i)) produces the protein MSKRIRASIILAVHTALAIFLFLASSKLLNDSDNQKEGIFKVELGQNLFSRGLPIPTDGIPSQVTEVVGGAGDVAKQATIAIAQATNVVQDVQSKITSAIAAGETLLHGLVPEALAVGTTTGCVEYGGGRSDCMKFPVDDDKILGIIYNLSDGASSLVTQLGHLPSLQSLFIAGLACFATSVVYSVVNTLLVILQITSNGWLLKALAYIIISISICACGLFASFMAFVIIIWSSGRGLAEVTRGSFQSGPALWVSIASLVASASQLACLVLGKCIGV